One Ferviditalea candida genomic window, CTTATACTTGCAACCGATTGGGAGGCAAATGCTTCGTTGATTTCAACCCAATCGATCTGTTTTTCAGAAAGTCCGGCCTTTGATAACGCCTTGCGTGTTGCTCCTACGGGACCGATTCCCATGATCCGCGGACTTACCCCGTGCGCGGCTGCGCTGACATAGCGGGCCATCGGCCGAAGATTCAGTTCTCTCGCTTTCTTTTCGGAAACAAGCAAAAGGGCTGACGCTCCGTCATTGATTCCCGATGCGTTGCCGGCTGTGACTGTGCCGTTATCCCGAAAAATCGGCTTCAATCGGGCCAATGATTCCATCGTCGTCTCGGGCCGGAGATGTTCGTCATCCACTAACAGAAACTCTTCACCTTTCCCATTCCAGATAGGAACGGGGACGATCTCTCCACGAAACCAGCCTGCATTTTGAGCCTGGAAAGCTTTTTGCTGGCTTTCATACGCAAACTGATCCTGTTCTTCCCGGGAAACGCCGTACTGTTCAGCTACATTCTCTGCTGTCTCTCCCATGCTCTCCAACGGGTATGGAAACCGAGGATTCCCCATCCACCAACCAAGCGTCGTGTCCCACATCACCTGATTGCCTCGGGCAAACTCGCGATCCGGTTTGGGAAGCACCAACGGTGCTCGGGTCATGCTTTCCACTCCGCCGGCAATGACCATATCCATCTCCCCCAATGCGATGGCGCGAGCCGCCTGAATGAAGGCTTCCAACCCTGACGCACACAGACGGTTAACCGTAACGCCGGGAACATGTTCCGGCAGACCGGCGAGCAGAAGCGCCATACGGGCGACGTTGCGGTTGTCTTCTCCCGCCTGGTTGGCACAGCCCATGATCACTTCGTCCACATCG contains:
- a CDS encoding thiolase family protein, yielding MNDVWIVEYVRTSIGKQGGGLKHARPDDLAALVIQNAIERAGVSPSDVDEVIMGCANQAGEDNRNVARMALLLAGLPEHVPGVTVNRLCASGLEAFIQAARAIALGEMDMVIAGGVESMTRAPLVLPKPDREFARGNQVMWDTTLGWWMGNPRFPYPLESMGETAENVAEQYGVSREEQDQFAYESQQKAFQAQNAGWFRGEIVPVPIWNGKGEEFLLVDDEHLRPETTMESLARLKPIFRDNGTVTAGNASGINDGASALLLVSEKKARELNLRPMARYVSAAAHGVSPRIMGIGPVGATRKALSKAGLSEKQIDWVEINEAFASQSVASIRELGIPMEKVNPHGGAIALGHPLGCSGARIIGTLARQLQQTGSRYGLATLCVGVGQGVAAIIEHVEN